A single window of Sphingobium sp. SCG-1 DNA harbors:
- a CDS encoding CoA transferase: MYDLLRNLTVVEGASFVAAPSATLHLQQMGADVIRFDPIGGGPDFTRWPRAENGASYYWEGLNKGKKSVAINLGSPRGRELAQDLAATVGRLVTNYPVNSFLSHERLQAKRPDMITVRVMGWSDGGNALDYTVNAAVGVPGMTGPADSDRPVNHVLPAWDLATGLYAAFALLAAERARDAGSGGCEVKVPLGDIALSSLAALGQVGESYITGRDRPRYGNDLYGAFGRDFTAADGARVMVTAISQKQWNGLLAALAITDKVMALESALGLSFAKDEGLRFDHREALNAIVGAAIAERPLAALAEAFEDNGVTWAPYRSLSEGLRQDPRIGENPISSMVDHLTGTRYPTPGAAGTIPQRPRVEPTRAPHLGEHSEQILADVMGLSTAQIGLLVQDGIVSLG; this comes from the coding sequence ATGTATGATCTACTGCGCAACCTGACGGTCGTGGAGGGCGCCTCTTTCGTAGCGGCGCCCAGCGCGACGCTTCACCTTCAGCAGATGGGGGCCGACGTCATCCGCTTCGACCCTATTGGCGGGGGACCTGACTTCACCCGCTGGCCCCGCGCCGAAAACGGCGCGAGCTACTATTGGGAAGGCCTGAACAAGGGAAAGAAGTCTGTCGCAATCAATCTCGGCTCGCCGCGGGGCCGGGAGCTTGCGCAGGATCTTGCGGCCACGGTTGGGCGGCTTGTGACCAACTATCCGGTGAACAGCTTCCTATCGCATGAACGTTTACAGGCAAAGCGGCCCGACATGATCACCGTTCGCGTCATGGGTTGGTCCGACGGTGGGAACGCGTTGGACTATACCGTCAATGCTGCAGTCGGGGTTCCGGGCATGACGGGACCGGCGGACAGCGACAGGCCGGTCAATCATGTGTTGCCGGCGTGGGACCTTGCGACTGGCCTGTATGCGGCCTTCGCGCTCCTTGCGGCCGAACGGGCTCGCGATGCTGGCTCGGGAGGTTGCGAGGTGAAGGTGCCGCTTGGGGATATCGCTCTGTCTTCGCTCGCTGCCCTGGGACAGGTCGGCGAGAGCTATATCACCGGGCGCGATCGACCACGCTATGGGAATGATCTTTATGGCGCTTTCGGGCGCGATTTCACGGCGGCCGATGGCGCGCGGGTCATGGTCACGGCGATCAGCCAGAAGCAATGGAACGGATTGCTCGCTGCTCTTGCGATCACTGACAAGGTCATGGCGCTGGAATCCGCCCTGGGTCTTTCGTTCGCGAAGGATGAGGGCCTGCGCTTCGACCACCGGGAGGCGCTCAATGCCATCGTAGGTGCGGCGATCGCAGAGCGTCCTCTGGCGGCCTTGGCAGAGGCGTTCGAGGACAACGGCGTGACCTGGGCCCCTTATCGCAGTCTGAGCGAAGGGCTGCGTCAGGACCCTCGGATCGGCGAGAATCCGATATCGTCGATGGTGGACCACCTGACGGGCACGCGCTATCCGACCCCCGGCGCAGCCGGCACGATCCCGCAGAGACCGCGCGTTGAGCCCACTCGTGCTCCCCATCTTGGGGAGCATAGCGAACAGATCCTCGCCGATGTCATGGGGCTCTCGACCGCACAGATCGGCCTGTTGGTTCAGGACGGTATTGTGAGCCTTGGCTAA
- a CDS encoding acyl-CoA dehydrogenase family protein yields the protein MKSMEEQSFSEVRDSVRRLCADFPGSYWQALDRDRSYPTAFVDAITRAGFLSVLIPEEYGGSGLGLGAAIAIMEEIQRSGCNGGAAHAQMYTMGTILRHGSAEQKARYLPGIAKGDLRLQAFGVTEPGAGTDTTRISTHARREGDRYVVNGQKIWISRAEHSDLMVLLVRTTPRDAVQRSSDGMSVLIVDMRDAIGKGLTIRPIRTMLNHATTELFFDDLEVPAENLVGAEGNGFRYILDGMNAERILIASECIGDGRFFVDRASAYASERKVFGRPIGENQGVQFPIARAHVQLTAAHLMVEDAARRYDAGQPCGTQANMAKLAASEASWFAADMCVQTHGGFGFAEEYDVERKFRETRLYQVAPISTNLILSHVATHVLGLPKSF from the coding sequence ATGAAATCGATGGAGGAACAGAGCTTTTCCGAAGTTCGCGACTCCGTTCGCCGTCTGTGTGCCGACTTCCCGGGGAGCTACTGGCAGGCGTTGGACCGAGATCGCAGTTATCCGACAGCTTTCGTCGATGCGATCACGCGGGCCGGTTTCCTTTCGGTACTGATACCCGAGGAATATGGCGGCAGCGGCCTCGGTCTTGGTGCTGCGATTGCGATCATGGAGGAAATCCAGCGGTCCGGCTGCAACGGCGGCGCAGCGCACGCGCAGATGTACACGATGGGAACCATCCTTCGCCATGGCAGCGCGGAACAGAAGGCCCGCTATCTCCCAGGCATCGCCAAAGGCGACTTGCGTCTCCAGGCGTTCGGCGTGACCGAGCCTGGCGCGGGCACCGACACGACGCGCATTTCCACCCATGCTCGCCGCGAAGGCGACCGGTATGTCGTCAATGGACAGAAGATCTGGATCAGCCGTGCCGAGCATAGCGATCTTATGGTGCTGCTTGTCCGAACTACGCCGCGCGATGCGGTGCAGCGGTCTTCCGATGGAATGTCCGTCCTCATTGTCGATATGCGCGACGCGATCGGCAAGGGCCTGACCATTCGGCCCATCCGGACGATGCTGAACCATGCCACCACCGAGCTGTTCTTCGACGATCTGGAGGTTCCCGCAGAGAACCTCGTCGGCGCGGAGGGCAACGGCTTTCGTTACATTCTCGACGGCATGAATGCCGAGCGTATCCTGATCGCCTCGGAATGTATCGGCGATGGCCGCTTCTTTGTCGATCGAGCCTCTGCCTATGCCAGTGAGCGCAAGGTGTTCGGACGGCCAATCGGTGAGAACCAGGGCGTCCAGTTCCCGATCGCGCGCGCCCATGTGCAGCTTACCGCGGCTCATCTCATGGTCGAGGATGCGGCGCGCCGGTACGACGCCGGACAGCCGTGCGGCACACAGGCGAACATGGCGAAGCTTGCGGCGTCCGAGGCGAGCTGGTTCGCCGCCGACATGTGCGTCCAGACGCATGGCGGGTTCGGCTTCGCGGAAGAATATGACGTCGAGCGCAAATTCCGGGAGACACGCCTTTACCAGGTGGCGCCGATCTCGACCAACCTCATCCTGAGCCATGTGGCTACCCATGTGCTCGGGCTACCGAAATCGTTTTGA
- a CDS encoding thiolase C-terminal domain-containing protein, whose protein sequence is MTIDLRSKAAIVGIGASPFTRNSPDGAFKLGAQALRAALDDAGATRDMVDGISIHTGSPLGVDYDRFAEAMGLNLRHAAQYWLHGRFVTLSLQNAVLAVACGLADMVACVTVVKFLSIRGALGGDADHEGLREGGGSHGEDPAFGLTSPSGGAALFARRYFHEYGVGTEILRDVVMSSRAHAARNPAALRREPFDADAYAREPLIIDPLRRADCAQINDGAVVVLVTSAERAKEFKKPPIYIRGMQGIRGGPDEFIFAPRGFGIAQQGLADWPKERQPRQVFEMAGVDNDAIDGLFTYDAFSPLVLGVLERFGYCAPGTAHKFVGDGNIAPGGRLPVNTSGGLLSEAHVAGWNSIAEAARQLRGEAGERQMRQADLIQWGTIWGDSVILGNEA, encoded by the coding sequence GTGACAATCGATCTCCGCAGCAAGGCCGCGATCGTCGGCATCGGCGCCAGCCCGTTCACGCGAAACTCTCCGGATGGGGCATTCAAGCTCGGCGCCCAGGCGCTTCGGGCCGCGCTCGATGACGCCGGTGCGACGCGGGATATGGTCGACGGCATTTCGATCCATACAGGCTCCCCCCTCGGCGTCGATTATGATCGATTTGCCGAAGCGATGGGCCTCAACCTGCGCCATGCCGCCCAATATTGGCTTCATGGGCGCTTCGTCACGCTCTCGCTGCAGAATGCCGTGCTGGCGGTGGCCTGCGGCCTCGCTGACATGGTCGCGTGCGTGACGGTCGTAAAATTCCTGTCGATCCGCGGTGCTCTCGGCGGCGATGCCGATCATGAAGGGCTACGCGAAGGCGGCGGCTCTCATGGAGAGGACCCTGCCTTTGGCCTCACGAGCCCGTCGGGCGGCGCGGCGTTGTTCGCGCGTCGCTATTTCCACGAATATGGTGTGGGCACCGAAATCCTGCGCGATGTCGTGATGTCCTCGCGGGCGCATGCCGCGCGCAACCCGGCCGCGCTTCGGCGCGAGCCGTTCGATGCCGACGCCTACGCCCGCGAGCCGCTGATCATCGATCCGCTGCGCCGCGCCGACTGCGCCCAGATCAACGACGGGGCCGTCGTTGTGCTGGTGACAAGCGCCGAACGGGCGAAGGAGTTCAAGAAGCCGCCGATCTATATACGCGGCATGCAGGGCATTCGCGGCGGGCCTGACGAGTTCATCTTTGCGCCGCGCGGCTTCGGCATCGCCCAGCAAGGTCTTGCCGACTGGCCCAAGGAGCGCCAACCGCGCCAGGTGTTCGAGATGGCCGGTGTCGACAATGACGCGATCGACGGCCTCTTCACCTATGACGCCTTTTCGCCGCTGGTCCTGGGCGTGCTGGAACGTTTCGGATATTGCGCGCCGGGCACCGCTCACAAGTTTGTCGGGGACGGCAATATCGCTCCGGGCGGCAGGCTACCGGTCAACACGTCCGGCGGCCTCCTTTCGGAGGCGCATGTCGCCGGCTGGAACTCGATTGCCGAGGCTGCCCGCCAATTGCGGGGCGAAGCGGGCGAACGCCAGATGCGCCAAGCCGATCTCATCCAATGGGGCACGATCTGGGGCGATTCCGTCATTCTGGGGAATGAAGCATGA
- a CDS encoding class I adenylate-forming enzyme family protein, protein MKKTTSRTLSSLIEELAVNCGDRPAVSYQAETRSFAEFRDLARRCGKALHATGVKKGDTIGLLMGNSIEWLVVAMGAQYVGATLVALNTWYTDRELSYVMGHGDVTVLVTAARFLKSDYVPLLERLKPWEVSFPLLRQIVVSGGEPGEGMVSYETFLAGGDAISDAQLDELAAAVTPDDIAYILYTSGSTSHPKGVMLAHRGLIENMHAIGARLDFTEEDTLFLPVSLFWGMGCENGLFAAWTHATHIVLQHHFDVDEAIALMSQHRCTALYGTANIIQAIVDHPEREKYDLSRLEKGCTGGTPEQIRRIIETFMPKACHAYGMTETYGFMTVADGVQDSIAKRAESYGRPLPGMEIKVIDSETGQPLPVGETGEVRVRGYVMVGYYKAPEQTAAAVDADGYLITGDRGHFDDDGYFYFRGRIKEMLKTGGLNVSPLEVEEVLRAHANVEDAFVTGLPDKLREEIVAAVVVPKEGCTLSEPLLVEHCRSMLAAFKVPRRIVISQAKDVPLTTTGKVHKAKLAAMFPSEAAGS, encoded by the coding sequence GTGAAAAAAACCACTAGCCGCACATTGTCCTCTCTTATTGAGGAACTGGCCGTCAACTGTGGCGATCGTCCCGCGGTCTCCTATCAGGCCGAAACGCGCAGTTTCGCCGAGTTTCGTGACCTGGCCCGCCGTTGCGGCAAGGCCCTTCATGCCACGGGCGTGAAGAAGGGCGACACGATCGGTCTACTCATGGGCAATAGCATCGAATGGCTCGTAGTAGCGATGGGCGCCCAATATGTTGGTGCGACGTTGGTCGCCCTGAACACATGGTATACCGATCGCGAGCTATCCTATGTCATGGGGCATGGCGACGTTACCGTGCTGGTTACAGCCGCGCGGTTTCTGAAGAGCGATTATGTCCCGCTGCTCGAAAGATTGAAGCCTTGGGAAGTGAGCTTTCCGCTTCTGCGCCAGATCGTGGTGTCCGGCGGCGAACCAGGGGAAGGCATGGTCAGCTATGAGACATTTCTCGCAGGTGGTGACGCCATCTCCGACGCGCAGCTGGACGAACTTGCAGCCGCAGTAACGCCGGACGATATTGCCTATATCCTCTACACTTCAGGTTCGACCTCCCATCCCAAAGGCGTCATGCTCGCGCATCGTGGCTTGATCGAGAATATGCACGCGATCGGCGCGAGGCTCGACTTCACGGAGGAGGATACGCTCTTCCTGCCGGTCTCCCTGTTTTGGGGTATGGGCTGCGAGAATGGTCTGTTCGCGGCATGGACGCACGCGACGCACATTGTCCTCCAGCATCATTTCGACGTCGACGAGGCCATCGCGCTCATGTCGCAGCACCGCTGCACAGCGCTTTACGGCACTGCCAACATCATCCAGGCCATCGTCGATCATCCCGAACGCGAAAAATACGACCTCTCGCGACTTGAGAAGGGTTGCACAGGTGGAACGCCGGAGCAGATCCGCAGGATCATCGAAACCTTCATGCCCAAGGCCTGCCACGCTTATGGCATGACCGAGACCTATGGCTTCATGACCGTTGCCGACGGCGTACAGGACAGCATCGCCAAGCGCGCCGAATCCTATGGTCGACCGTTGCCAGGCATGGAAATCAAGGTCATCGACAGCGAGACTGGACAGCCGCTCCCCGTCGGCGAAACCGGAGAGGTCCGCGTGCGCGGTTATGTCATGGTCGGCTATTACAAGGCACCCGAACAAACCGCCGCTGCCGTCGATGCTGATGGCTATCTTATCACCGGCGACCGTGGCCATTTTGATGACGACGGCTACTTCTACTTCCGTGGCCGTATCAAGGAAATGCTCAAGACGGGCGGCCTGAACGTATCGCCGCTCGAAGTGGAGGAAGTATTGCGCGCCCATGCCAATGTAGAGGACGCCTTCGTTACTGGCCTTCCCGACAAATTGCGCGAGGAGATCGTCGCTGCCGTGGTCGTTCCGAAAGAGGGTTGCACCCTCTCCGAGCCGCTGCTGGTCGAGCATTGCCGCTCGATGCTCGCAGCGTTCAAGGTCCCCCGCCGGATCGTGATCAGCCAGGCGAAGGATGTTCCCCTGACGACTACGGGAAAGGTTCATAAAGCCAAGCTCGCTGCAATGTTTCCCAGCGAGGCGGCGGGGTCGTGA
- a CDS encoding Zn-ribbon domain-containing OB-fold protein, which produces MMSPDSLPLWQGYEQHEIKVPHCTACGHNHLPPSPVCPLCFSDALEWITASGRGKLSTWVVVQRKYFEDFDPPYVVAQIELEEGPRLTAAMDMADIDRIKIGMAVEADYRTAPNGMILPIFRPATLIAE; this is translated from the coding sequence ATGATGTCGCCCGACAGCCTTCCGCTGTGGCAGGGGTATGAGCAGCATGAGATCAAGGTGCCGCACTGCACCGCTTGCGGCCATAATCATCTCCCCCCGAGCCCGGTCTGCCCGCTCTGCTTTTCCGACGCTCTCGAATGGATCACCGCCAGCGGCCGCGGAAAGCTGTCCACCTGGGTGGTTGTCCAGCGCAAGTATTTCGAAGATTTCGATCCGCCCTATGTCGTCGCGCAGATTGAACTCGAGGAAGGCCCGCGCCTGACCGCCGCGATGGACATGGCCGACATCGACCGCATCAAGATCGGGATGGCCGTCGAAGCGGACTACCGCACCGCGCCAAACGGGATGATCCTGCCGATTTTTCGGCCCGCTACCCTGATCGCTGAATGA
- a CDS encoding MFS transporter, with the protein MSPAAYAMFVLFFVNLVGYLDRQILSLLVQPIKESLHISDGLIGLLQGAAFVVTFAIAGLYIGRLVDRNNRRNLLLVCVLIWTIGAAAGGFAQSAWQLFVARMAVGAGEAALIPCAISLISDFYPSHQRGRALGLFSMGIYCGAGLSLVLVGFAMPSVIDLSGRLAASGIEIAPWRLILVLLLVPGILACLLLSTVAEPSRDPACQANRSESHSGIRDWLQRARVYLPHHVGWAFANVCQYAIAGWFPTVLIREHGYDAKAAGLTYGTLMVVVGISSAYLGGRLADRLARAGGPLRRLYLAPITAAIGGAGFLLLATAHQIPVILAGAAMVASGLGIMMVVGLTSLSELTPPASRGQITSIFLVIITVIGTAGGPAAVGYGNDFFGGASVPLSRVLGIVGMTGACVSILLVLVAIAQIRRFPHLVEFRAADQP; encoded by the coding sequence ATGTCACCGGCCGCCTATGCGATGTTCGTCCTCTTTTTCGTCAACCTCGTAGGCTATCTCGACCGCCAGATTCTCAGTCTGCTGGTTCAGCCGATTAAGGAGTCGCTCCATATCAGCGATGGGCTCATCGGACTCTTGCAGGGAGCGGCCTTCGTCGTCACCTTCGCGATCGCCGGGCTTTATATTGGCCGCCTGGTCGACCGGAACAATCGCCGTAACCTGCTGCTCGTCTGCGTCCTGATATGGACGATCGGTGCGGCCGCGGGCGGCTTTGCGCAATCTGCCTGGCAACTCTTTGTAGCGAGAATGGCGGTTGGGGCCGGTGAAGCGGCCCTCATCCCTTGCGCGATCTCACTGATCAGTGACTTCTATCCCAGTCACCAGCGCGGCAGGGCTCTTGGCCTCTTCAGCATGGGCATTTATTGCGGCGCCGGCTTGTCGCTCGTTCTCGTTGGTTTCGCCATGCCTTCGGTCATCGATCTCTCAGGCCGGCTGGCGGCCAGCGGTATCGAGATCGCTCCCTGGCGACTGATCCTCGTTCTCCTGCTCGTTCCCGGCATCCTCGCCTGCCTGCTGCTCTCGACGGTCGCCGAGCCGTCTCGTGATCCAGCGTGTCAGGCGAACCGGTCCGAAAGCCATTCCGGCATTCGCGACTGGCTTCAGCGCGCGCGCGTTTATCTGCCTCATCATGTAGGGTGGGCCTTTGCCAATGTCTGCCAATACGCGATCGCCGGCTGGTTTCCGACCGTGCTGATCCGCGAACATGGGTATGATGCCAAGGCTGCCGGGCTCACCTATGGTACGCTCATGGTAGTGGTCGGCATCAGCAGCGCCTACCTTGGCGGCCGCCTTGCAGATCGTCTCGCGCGCGCGGGCGGACCCCTCCGCCGACTCTATCTAGCCCCGATTACCGCGGCGATCGGAGGAGCAGGCTTCCTCCTCCTTGCAACCGCCCACCAGATACCAGTCATTCTTGCTGGAGCGGCCATGGTGGCCAGTGGTCTCGGCATCATGATGGTCGTCGGCCTGACCTCACTTTCCGAACTCACGCCGCCAGCCTCGCGTGGTCAGATCACATCGATCTTCCTCGTGATCATCACGGTGATCGGAACGGCCGGGGGTCCTGCTGCGGTCGGCTATGGCAACGATTTCTTCGGCGGGGCGAGCGTTCCGCTCAGTCGTGTCCTTGGTATCGTCGGCATGACGGGCGCCTGTGTCTCGATCCTGCTGGTGCTCGTCGCGATCGCCCAAATCCGGCGCTTTCCCCATCTCGTAGAATTTCGCGCTGCCGATCAACCATAA
- a CDS encoding amidohydrolase family protein encodes MAAELFKLDGPKRPSEFGRIIPPDNEWIATQPFEAILFPALEIIDAHHHLWDHPGFRYLVPEFAADMEGHNVVATIFAECHSMYRAEGPPQLRHVGETEFVIGQQAYAASGQYGHAHIAAGIIGHADLRLGAGVEEALNAHIAVAHDRFKGIRYSANYDPSDAIMGSPSDDRPGVLADPKIREGLKTLAQMGLSFDCWVFFHQLDEVVALARAIPELNIILNHCGGPLGYGPYASNRDEHYRLWSEGMQRVALEPNVSCKVGGIMGRGAAYDYIHAETPPDSQTLADLWRPWFEPTIEWFGADRCMFESNYPLEKMGTSYRTLYNCFKRIASNASVSEREALFAGTARNIYRM; translated from the coding sequence GTGGCAGCGGAACTATTCAAGCTCGACGGCCCGAAAAGGCCCAGCGAATTCGGCCGGATCATCCCGCCTGACAATGAGTGGATCGCCACTCAGCCCTTTGAAGCCATTCTTTTCCCCGCACTCGAGATCATCGATGCCCATCACCACCTCTGGGACCATCCCGGCTTTCGCTATCTCGTGCCGGAGTTCGCTGCCGATATGGAAGGTCATAATGTCGTCGCGACCATCTTCGCCGAATGTCATTCCATGTACCGCGCCGAGGGGCCACCCCAGCTCAGGCATGTCGGTGAGACCGAATTCGTTATCGGGCAGCAGGCCTATGCTGCAAGCGGTCAATATGGCCATGCCCATATCGCCGCCGGGATCATCGGGCATGCGGACCTCAGGCTGGGCGCTGGTGTCGAAGAAGCGTTGAACGCCCACATCGCCGTCGCGCATGACCGCTTCAAGGGCATCCGCTATTCGGCGAACTATGACCCGAGCGACGCCATCATGGGAAGCCCGAGTGACGACCGCCCCGGGGTGCTGGCGGACCCCAAGATCCGCGAGGGCCTCAAGACGCTTGCTCAAATGGGGCTCAGCTTCGACTGCTGGGTCTTTTTCCATCAGCTTGACGAGGTCGTTGCACTGGCGCGTGCAATCCCGGAGCTGAACATCATTCTCAACCACTGCGGCGGACCGCTGGGTTATGGGCCTTATGCAAGCAATCGAGACGAACATTATCGGTTGTGGAGCGAGGGTATGCAGCGTGTTGCCCTCGAACCCAATGTCAGTTGCAAGGTAGGCGGCATCATGGGCCGCGGTGCGGCCTATGACTATATCCATGCCGAGACGCCGCCGGATTCGCAGACACTCGCCGACCTATGGCGGCCGTGGTTCGAACCGACGATCGAATGGTTCGGCGCAGACCGCTGTATGTTCGAGAGCAATTATCCGCTCGAGAAAATGGGCACCAGCTATCGGACTCTTTACAACTGCTTCAAGCGCATCGCCTCCAACGCGTCCGTTTCCGAGCGCGAAGCGCTGTTTGCGGGCACTGCTCGCAACATATATCGGATGTAA
- a CDS encoding aldehyde dehydrogenase family protein, translating to MRDYTKFYIDGQWVEPIGTGREEVINPTTESVAGVIALGSAEDVDLAVAAARRAFESFGQTTREERLSLLRRVAEVAEARIPDIAAAITDEMGAPAWLAQSMQAALGVVHTQTAIAALEHYPFEEAKGSTLIVREPVGVCGLITPWNWPINQIAAKVIPALATGCTMVLKPSEVAPFSAHIWAEILHEAGVPAGVFNLVDGTGPVVGAAISSHPQVDMVSFTGSTRAGVEVARAAAATVKRVTQELGGKSANILLADADFATVVPAGVSAAMLNSGQTCSALTRMLAPREHLAEVARIAGEAAAAIPVGQSGAGGEMGPLASEAHWRKVRGYIEKGIQEGATLVTGGADRPAGIDKGFYVRPTIFSDVTPDMTIAKEEIFGPVLVIIPYDTVDEAIQIANDSPYGLAGGVQGRDVDAVRKVAARLRTGQVMINDASLDFNAPFGGYKQSGNGREWGEHGFADYLEIKALVGGALA from the coding sequence ATGCGCGACTACACCAAATTCTACATTGATGGACAATGGGTCGAGCCGATCGGCACCGGGCGCGAGGAGGTCATCAACCCGACGACCGAGTCCGTCGCGGGCGTAATCGCATTGGGCAGCGCCGAGGATGTCGACCTGGCTGTCGCCGCAGCGCGGCGGGCGTTCGAGAGTTTCGGCCAGACGACCCGTGAGGAGCGACTGAGCCTGCTGCGGCGCGTTGCTGAGGTCGCGGAAGCCAGGATCCCCGATATTGCGGCGGCAATAACCGACGAGATGGGGGCTCCTGCATGGCTTGCCCAGTCGATGCAGGCGGCGCTGGGGGTGGTCCACACCCAGACGGCGATCGCGGCGCTGGAACATTACCCGTTCGAAGAAGCCAAGGGGTCGACCCTGATCGTCCGCGAGCCCGTGGGTGTCTGCGGTCTCATCACTCCCTGGAACTGGCCGATCAATCAGATCGCGGCGAAGGTCATCCCGGCGCTCGCGACAGGCTGCACCATGGTCCTGAAGCCTTCTGAGGTGGCGCCGTTCTCGGCCCACATCTGGGCCGAAATCCTTCATGAAGCCGGCGTGCCGGCCGGGGTCTTCAATTTGGTCGACGGAACCGGACCCGTTGTCGGCGCGGCAATCAGCAGTCATCCGCAAGTCGACATGGTCTCGTTCACGGGATCCACCCGCGCCGGTGTGGAGGTGGCCCGGGCGGCTGCCGCGACGGTTAAACGCGTGACGCAGGAACTCGGTGGTAAGTCGGCGAACATCCTGCTTGCGGACGCGGACTTCGCAACCGTCGTCCCGGCAGGGGTCTCGGCCGCGATGTTGAACTCCGGCCAGACCTGTTCTGCCCTGACTCGAATGCTGGCACCGCGCGAGCACTTGGCGGAGGTGGCGCGGATCGCAGGCGAAGCCGCCGCAGCTATTCCGGTCGGCCAGTCGGGCGCCGGCGGCGAGATGGGTCCGCTCGCCTCCGAAGCGCACTGGCGCAAGGTACGGGGATATATAGAGAAGGGTATCCAGGAGGGCGCAACGCTGGTGACAGGGGGCGCCGATCGCCCCGCCGGGATCGACAAGGGCTTCTACGTCAGGCCCACCATTTTCTCCGACGTAACGCCTGATATGACGATCGCGAAGGAGGAGATTTTCGGACCGGTGCTGGTGATCATTCCGTATGACACCGTCGATGAGGCGATCCAGATCGCGAACGACAGTCCGTATGGCCTCGCGGGCGGCGTGCAAGGGAGAGACGTTGACGCAGTCCGCAAGGTCGCTGCCAGACTGCGTACCGGGCAGGTGATGATCAACGACGCGAGCCTCGACTTCAACGCGCCCTTCGGTGGCTACAAGCAATCGGGAAACGGGCGGGAGTGGGGCGAGCATGGCTTCGCCGATTATCTCGAGATCAAGGCGCTCGTCGGAGGCGCGCTGGCCTGA
- a CDS encoding SMP-30/gluconolactonase/LRE family protein: MRRVTPQLDHLGECPTWDERTGTFLWINVTGKKLLSCKPDGSEREELTVEDYPGSFALRENGGRLVAFRRKIALLNEVGREVSSHIPDVVAFDKERFNDGKCDSRGRFWVGTLDKHLQNTVGGLFRVDPDLSVHKMSEGYGISNGIAWSPDDKTLYHCDSSPTNVYAYDFDAEAGTVGNRRVFVEFEDGVSRPDGCATDSEGFLWIAAPGAGCIRRYDPDGKLESIVETPSRYPSSIAFGGADLRTLYITTLVPHALPPNDGAQPDIDGALFATEVAVPGLPVGRFGG; this comes from the coding sequence ATGAGGCGGGTCACCCCCCAACTGGATCATCTTGGTGAGTGCCCGACCTGGGACGAGCGCACCGGCACATTCCTTTGGATAAATGTGACCGGCAAGAAGCTGTTGTCATGCAAGCCTGACGGCAGTGAGCGCGAGGAACTCACCGTCGAAGATTATCCTGGCAGCTTCGCGCTGCGCGAAAACGGCGGGCGGCTTGTCGCCTTCCGGCGCAAGATAGCGCTTCTCAACGAGGTCGGAAGGGAGGTGTCGAGCCATATTCCCGATGTCGTGGCGTTCGACAAGGAGCGTTTCAATGACGGCAAATGCGACAGCCGCGGCCGCTTCTGGGTCGGGACGCTCGACAAACATCTGCAGAATACGGTCGGCGGCCTGTTCCGGGTCGACCCGGACCTTTCCGTTCACAAGATGAGTGAAGGCTATGGCATTTCGAACGGAATTGCCTGGAGTCCCGACGACAAGACGCTCTACCATTGCGACTCCTCGCCTACCAATGTCTACGCATACGACTTCGATGCAGAGGCCGGTACCGTCGGCAATCGGCGTGTCTTCGTTGAATTCGAAGATGGGGTAAGCCGGCCAGACGGCTGCGCTACCGATAGCGAGGGCTTCCTGTGGATCGCGGCGCCGGGCGCCGGTTGCATCCGCCGCTACGATCCCGACGGCAAACTCGAAAGCATTGTCGAGACGCCGAGCCGCTATCCCAGCAGCATAGCGTTTGGCGGAGCGGATCTCAGGACGCTCTACATCACCACTTTGGTGCCGCACGCGCTGCCGCCGAACGATGGTGCCCAGCCGGACATCGACGGCGCCCTGTTCGCAACAGAGGTGGCCGTGCCCGGCCTGCCCGTCGGACGATTTGGAGGCTAA